In the genome of Misgurnus anguillicaudatus chromosome 11, ASM2758022v2, whole genome shotgun sequence, one region contains:
- the mrps6 gene encoding small ribosomal subunit protein bS6m: protein MPRYELCLILKAMQRPETAAVLRRTVETLFERGAIVRGLESLGDRRLPYKISKHDGRHTHGGYFTIDFHSSPNIVSGLLDHLERDIDVLRPTVLKKDIDISKAQCCGPAPEKSKHATFQ from the coding sequence ATGCCGCGATATGAGCTCTGTTTGATCTTAAAGGCGATGCAGAGGCCGGAGACTGCGGCTGTCCTCCGGCGGACGGTAGAGACTCTGTTCGAGCGGGGGGCGATAGTCCGAGGTCTTGAGAGTCTGGGTGATCGGAGGCTGCCCTACAAGATCTCCAAACACGACGGTCGCCACACGCATGGTGGATACTTCACCATTGACTTTCACTCCTCGCCGAATATCGTTAGTGGGCTGTTAGATCACCTTGAACGGGACATTGACGTTTTGCGACCGACGGTTTTGAAGAAAGACATTGACATTTCCAAAGCGCAGTGCTGTGGCCCAGCACCAGAGAAATCTAAGCACGCCACATTTCAATAA